A stretch of Aristophania vespae DNA encodes these proteins:
- a CDS encoding Do family serine endopeptidase, with amino-acid sequence MNSASRLSLACLATLPLIGVSLSPVGAYAQSQPIRPQVASQGVPNFVNLVKQVKPAVVSISARIKESDMDNGGDNGPPGLGNGMPFPFPFPFQMMPMPSNRVVEARGSGFLVSADGYIVTNNHVVNGAAKVKVRFDDGTVLPAKVVGRDSKTDLALLRVKTNEQLPYLELGDSDTVQPGQWVVAVGNPYGLGGTVTSGIVSALGRELNTDAYNDFIQVDAPINRGNSGGPLITLDGKVIGVNSMIMSPNGGGSIGIGFAIPSDTVKSVVDQLRKSGHVVRGYFGVVTQTVTPTMARALKLSVSEPGKTTHGAIIASVVAGAPAEKAGLKTGDVILSLNGHTVRSAHDFAVKAVALPPGSKADLSVLREGKTVNLTVITGNMDDKTQTNGSNGGEAGPSGKIGIALAAITPRTRRELGLDETIKGAVIADVAQGSIAERAGIHPGDIIVAVGNRVTTNPHAAASLIKQALANNQPPLLRILRDGQQLFVAVSPDGSDDGTSDGN; translated from the coding sequence ATGAATTCAGCTTCCCGTTTGTCCTTGGCGTGTTTAGCGACTTTACCTTTAATAGGTGTTAGCCTTAGCCCTGTGGGTGCTTATGCGCAAAGCCAACCTATTAGACCGCAAGTTGCGAGTCAGGGTGTGCCCAACTTTGTTAACCTCGTAAAACAGGTTAAGCCGGCAGTGGTGTCTATTTCGGCGCGTATTAAAGAAAGCGATATGGATAATGGGGGCGATAATGGCCCTCCTGGTTTAGGCAATGGCATGCCTTTTCCGTTTCCTTTTCCATTCCAAATGATGCCAATGCCCTCGAACAGAGTGGTTGAGGCAAGAGGGTCAGGGTTTTTAGTCTCGGCTGATGGTTATATCGTTACCAATAACCACGTCGTAAATGGAGCCGCGAAAGTCAAAGTTCGGTTTGATGATGGTACCGTCCTTCCCGCAAAGGTTGTTGGACGGGACAGCAAAACAGATCTGGCGCTCTTACGTGTTAAAACAAACGAGCAGCTTCCTTATCTTGAGCTCGGTGATTCTGATACTGTGCAACCTGGCCAATGGGTTGTTGCTGTTGGTAATCCGTACGGGCTCGGTGGCACTGTGACATCTGGTATTGTCTCTGCTTTAGGTAGAGAGCTTAATACAGATGCCTATAATGATTTTATTCAGGTTGATGCGCCCATTAACCGGGGTAATTCGGGTGGACCACTTATTACATTAGATGGCAAAGTCATAGGTGTGAATTCTATGATTATGTCGCCCAATGGTGGGGGGTCAATCGGTATTGGATTTGCTATTCCCTCCGATACTGTGAAATCTGTTGTCGACCAGTTACGTAAATCTGGTCATGTTGTGCGTGGTTATTTTGGCGTTGTGACACAAACAGTCACGCCAACCATGGCGCGTGCACTTAAGCTTTCCGTATCAGAACCTGGAAAAACAACACATGGGGCCATTATTGCTTCAGTTGTCGCAGGTGCCCCAGCTGAAAAGGCCGGCTTAAAAACTGGAGATGTCATTTTATCTCTTAACGGTCACACCGTCAGAAGTGCTCATGATTTTGCCGTAAAGGCTGTGGCTTTGCCACCAGGTTCAAAGGCTGATTTATCTGTATTGCGAGAGGGTAAAACAGTGAACTTAACTGTTATTACCGGTAATATGGACGATAAAACCCAGACAAACGGTTCTAACGGTGGAGAAGCAGGCCCTTCAGGTAAAATAGGCATAGCCTTAGCAGCGATTACACCAAGAACCCGCCGGGAGTTGGGTCTGGATGAAACTATAAAAGGAGCCGTTATTGCCGATGTTGCACAGGGAAGTATTGCTGAGCGTGCTGGCATTCACCCGGGTGATATAATTGTTGCTGTAGGTAATCGTGTCACGACAAATCCTCATGCAGCTGCTTCATTAATTAAGCAGGCTTTGGCTAATAATCAGCCTCCACTTTTGCGGATTTTACGTGATGGTCAGCAACTATTCGTCGCTGTCTCGCCCGATGGTTCAGATGATGGAACTAGTGACGGTAATTAA
- a CDS encoding TetR/AcrR family transcriptional regulator translates to MVEHFSHIRDSDQTRQNILDVALKEFAKFGLAGARVDRIAKEMNTTKGMIYYYFKDKEGLYKAVLERIYPCLRAEEQDLSLSELDPIAALERIIDFTIDYHEQHSDFVRIVMIENINNAEYLRQTGIDSTISYVILLTLGDIIRRGCESGIFKRDITPVDLHILYTSFSFYRISNASTVSSVLGLNTLNAVNSKRHRQMIKDSVRAYMTSAA, encoded by the coding sequence ATGGTAGAACATTTTTCTCACATACGTGATTCAGACCAAACCAGGCAAAATATCCTGGATGTAGCACTAAAAGAATTTGCAAAATTTGGCCTTGCTGGCGCTCGCGTAGACAGAATCGCCAAGGAAATGAACACAACTAAGGGCATGATCTATTATTATTTCAAAGATAAAGAAGGTTTGTATAAAGCGGTATTAGAACGAATTTACCCTTGTCTCCGTGCTGAAGAACAAGACCTGTCACTTTCAGAGCTTGACCCAATCGCAGCCCTGGAACGAATCATTGATTTTACAATAGATTATCACGAACAACATAGTGACTTCGTCCGCATTGTAATGATCGAAAATATTAATAATGCAGAATATTTACGCCAAACCGGAATTGATAGTACTATAAGCTATGTTATTTTACTTACCTTAGGCGACATAATACGTAGAGGCTGTGAAAGTGGTATATTTAAACGTGATATCACGCCAGTTGATCTACATATTCTTTACACGTCATTCAGCTTTTACCGTATAAGCAACGCATCTACTGTCAGTTCTGTTCTTGGGTTAAATACCCTGAATGCCGTTAACAGCAAGCGCCATCGGCAAATGATCAAAGATAGC